The Fundulus heteroclitus isolate FHET01 chromosome 13, MU-UCD_Fhet_4.1, whole genome shotgun sequence genome contains a region encoding:
- the ubp1 gene encoding upstream-binding protein 1 isoform X4, with translation MAWVLKMDDAAIESGLVHDFDASLSGIGQELGAGAYSMSDVLALPIFKQEDSNLPPESKTKNPPFQYVLCAATSPAVKLHDETLTYLNQGQSYEIRMLDNRKAGELPELNNQMVKSTVRVVFHDRRLQYTEHQQLEGWRWNRPGDRLLDIDIPMSVGIIEPKTHPSQLNAAEFLWDLNKRTSVFVQVHCISTEFTPRKHGGEKGVPFRIQIDTFTQGDGGEYTEHLHSASCQIKVFKPKGADRKQKTDREKMEKRTPQEKEKYQPSYDTTILSECSPWPDAAYTSTSQAATPSFSSPPLSTYTTSSVLDSDSSSPNHQADPGGHGNSEQLSPTASIQDAQKWLLKNRFSSYTRLFSHFSGSDLLKLTRDDLVQICGPADGIRLFNALKSRSVRPRLTVYVCQESPQGSPLLERHCTIENGEHQSSASLHVYHALYLEELTAAELIRKIASVCGVPLGRIHQVYRQGPTGIHILLSDQMVYNLSDESCFLISTVKDELGEGLHLILK, from the exons ATGGCCTGGGTGCTGAAGATGGACGACGCCGCCATCGAGTCGGGGCTGGTGCACGACTTCGACGCTAGCCTGTCTGGCATCGGGCAGGAGCTCGGGGCTGGCGCTTACAGCATGAG CGATGTGCTGGCCCTGCCCATCTTTAAGCAGGAGGACTCCAACCTTCCACCTGAAAGCAAGACCAAAAACCCCCCATTCCAGTACGTGCTGTGTGCCGCCACCTCGCCTGCTGTCAAGCTGCACGACGAGACGCTTACATACCTGAACCAAG GCCAGTCTTATGAGATCCGAATGTTGGACAACAGGAAAGCAGGGGAGTTGCCAGAGCTCAACAACCAGATGGTGAAG AGCACCGTGCGGGTAGTGTTTCACGACCGGCGGCTGCAGTACACGGAGCACCAGCAGCTGGAGGGCTGGAGGTGGAATCGTCCCGGGGACCGCCTCCTTGACATCG ATATTCCCATGTCGGTGGGCATCATCGAGCCCAAGACTCACCCCTCCCAGCTCAACGCTGCAGAGTTTCTGTGGGACTTGAACAAAAGAACTTCTGTTTTCGTGCAG GTGCACTGCATCAGCACGGAGTTCACTCCCAGGAAGCATGGCGGAGAGAAGGGCGTCCCCTTCAGGATCCAGATCGACACGTTCACCCAGGGAGACGGTGGGGAATACACAGAGCACCTCCACTCCGCCTCCTGTCAGATTAAAGTCTTTAAG CCAAAGGGTGCGGACCGTAAACAGAAGACGGACAGGGAGAAGATGGAGAAGCGTACCCCTCAGGAGAAGGAGAAGTACCAACCTTCCTATGATACCACTATCCTATCAGAG TGCTCCCCATGGCCAGACGCCGCCTACACCAGCACCAGCCAGGCAGCTAccccctccttctcctcccccCCACTGTCCACCTACACAACCTCCTCCGTGCTGGACAG tgactcATCCTCCCCCAATCACCAAGCGGATCCTGGTGGCCATGGCAACTCAGAG CAGCTGAGCCCCACTGCCTCCATACAGGACGCCCAGAAGTGGCTGTTGAAGAACCGCTTCAGCTCCTACACTAGACTCTTCTCTCATTTCTCAG GTTCTGATTTATTGAAGTTAACCCGGGACGACCTGGTCCAGATCTGTGGGCCAGCCGATGGGATCAGACTCTTCAATGCACTCAAATCCAG GTCGGTGCGTCCCAGACTGACGGTGTACGTCTGTCAGGAGTCTCCTCAGGGGAGCCCTCTGCTGGAGAGACACTGCACAATTGAAAACGGAGAACACCAGAGCTCTGCCAGTTTACACG TGTACCACGCTCTGTACCTAGAGGAGCTCACGGCTGCAGAGCTCATCCGCAAGATCGCGTCGGTGTGCGGCGTTCCCTTGGGAAGGATCCACCAGGTGTACAGGCAGGGTCCGAC
- the ubp1 gene encoding upstream-binding protein 1 isoform X3: MLFWQSYTENFRAPVQRQGGGDSNSSSGSFTRDVLALPIFKQEDSNLPPESKTKNPPFQYVLCAATSPAVKLHDETLTYLNQGQSYEIRMLDNRKAGELPELNNQMVKSTVRVVFHDRRLQYTEHQQLEGWRWNRPGDRLLDIDIPMSVGIIEPKTHPSQLNAAEFLWDLNKRTSVFVQVHCISTEFTPRKHGGEKGVPFRIQIDTFTQGDGGEYTEHLHSASCQIKVFKPKGADRKQKTDREKMEKRTPQEKEKYQPSYDTTILSETRLEPIIEDSGDHELKKSSKRTLPADCGDSLAKRGSCSPWPDAAYTSTSQAATPSFSSPPLSTYTTSSVLDSDSSSPNHQADPGGHGNSEQLSPTASIQDAQKWLLKNRFSSYTRLFSHFSGSDLLKLTRDDLVQICGPADGIRLFNALKSRSVRPRLTVYVCQESPQGSPLLERHCTIENGEHQSSASLHVYHALYLEELTAAELIRKIASVCGVPLGRIHQVYRQGPTGIHILLSDQMVYNLSDESCFLISTVKDELGEGLHLILK, translated from the exons ATGTTGTTCTGGCAGTCCTACACCGAAAACTTCCGGGCTCCGGTGCAGAGGCAGGGCGGCGGagacagcaacagcagcagcggcagcttCACGCG CGATGTGCTGGCCCTGCCCATCTTTAAGCAGGAGGACTCCAACCTTCCACCTGAAAGCAAGACCAAAAACCCCCCATTCCAGTACGTGCTGTGTGCCGCCACCTCGCCTGCTGTCAAGCTGCACGACGAGACGCTTACATACCTGAACCAAG GCCAGTCTTATGAGATCCGAATGTTGGACAACAGGAAAGCAGGGGAGTTGCCAGAGCTCAACAACCAGATGGTGAAG AGCACCGTGCGGGTAGTGTTTCACGACCGGCGGCTGCAGTACACGGAGCACCAGCAGCTGGAGGGCTGGAGGTGGAATCGTCCCGGGGACCGCCTCCTTGACATCG ATATTCCCATGTCGGTGGGCATCATCGAGCCCAAGACTCACCCCTCCCAGCTCAACGCTGCAGAGTTTCTGTGGGACTTGAACAAAAGAACTTCTGTTTTCGTGCAG GTGCACTGCATCAGCACGGAGTTCACTCCCAGGAAGCATGGCGGAGAGAAGGGCGTCCCCTTCAGGATCCAGATCGACACGTTCACCCAGGGAGACGGTGGGGAATACACAGAGCACCTCCACTCCGCCTCCTGTCAGATTAAAGTCTTTAAG CCAAAGGGTGCGGACCGTAAACAGAAGACGGACAGGGAGAAGATGGAGAAGCGTACCCCTCAGGAGAAGGAGAAGTACCAACCTTCCTATGATACCACTATCCTATCAGAG ACGAGGCTTGAGCCCATCATAGAAGATTCGGGCGACCATGAGCTGAAAAAGTCCAGCAAGCGGACACTTCCCGCTGATTGTGGCGACTCCTTGGCCAAAAGAGGCAGT TGCTCCCCATGGCCAGACGCCGCCTACACCAGCACCAGCCAGGCAGCTAccccctccttctcctcccccCCACTGTCCACCTACACAACCTCCTCCGTGCTGGACAG tgactcATCCTCCCCCAATCACCAAGCGGATCCTGGTGGCCATGGCAACTCAGAG CAGCTGAGCCCCACTGCCTCCATACAGGACGCCCAGAAGTGGCTGTTGAAGAACCGCTTCAGCTCCTACACTAGACTCTTCTCTCATTTCTCAG GTTCTGATTTATTGAAGTTAACCCGGGACGACCTGGTCCAGATCTGTGGGCCAGCCGATGGGATCAGACTCTTCAATGCACTCAAATCCAG GTCGGTGCGTCCCAGACTGACGGTGTACGTCTGTCAGGAGTCTCCTCAGGGGAGCCCTCTGCTGGAGAGACACTGCACAATTGAAAACGGAGAACACCAGAGCTCTGCCAGTTTACACG TGTACCACGCTCTGTACCTAGAGGAGCTCACGGCTGCAGAGCTCATCCGCAAGATCGCGTCGGTGTGCGGCGTTCCCTTGGGAAGGATCCACCAGGTGTACAGGCAGGGTCCGAC
- the ubp1 gene encoding upstream-binding protein 1 isoform X2, which produces MAWVLKMDDAAIESGLVHDFDASLSGIGQELGAGAYSMSDVLALPIFKQEDSNLPPESKTKNPPFQYVLCAATSPAVKLHDETLTYLNQGQSYEIRMLDNRKAGELPELNNQMVKSTVRVVFHDRRLQYTEHQQLEGWRWNRPGDRLLDIDIPMSVGIIEPKTHPSQLNAAEFLWDLNKRTSVFVQVHCISTEFTPRKHGGEKGVPFRIQIDTFTQGDGGEYTEHLHSASCQIKVFKPKGADRKQKTDREKMEKRTPQEKEKYQPSYDTTILSETRLEPIIEDSGDHELKKSSKRTLPADCGDSLAKRGSCSPWPDAAYTSTSQAATPSFSSPPLSTYTTSSVLDSDSSSPNHQADPGGHGNSELSPTASIQDAQKWLLKNRFSSYTRLFSHFSGSDLLKLTRDDLVQICGPADGIRLFNALKSRSVRPRLTVYVCQESPQGSPLLERHCTIENGEHQSSASLHVYHALYLEELTAAELIRKIASVCGVPLGRIHQVYRQGPTGIHILLSDQMVYNLSDESCFLISTVKDELGEGLHLILK; this is translated from the exons ATGGCCTGGGTGCTGAAGATGGACGACGCCGCCATCGAGTCGGGGCTGGTGCACGACTTCGACGCTAGCCTGTCTGGCATCGGGCAGGAGCTCGGGGCTGGCGCTTACAGCATGAG CGATGTGCTGGCCCTGCCCATCTTTAAGCAGGAGGACTCCAACCTTCCACCTGAAAGCAAGACCAAAAACCCCCCATTCCAGTACGTGCTGTGTGCCGCCACCTCGCCTGCTGTCAAGCTGCACGACGAGACGCTTACATACCTGAACCAAG GCCAGTCTTATGAGATCCGAATGTTGGACAACAGGAAAGCAGGGGAGTTGCCAGAGCTCAACAACCAGATGGTGAAG AGCACCGTGCGGGTAGTGTTTCACGACCGGCGGCTGCAGTACACGGAGCACCAGCAGCTGGAGGGCTGGAGGTGGAATCGTCCCGGGGACCGCCTCCTTGACATCG ATATTCCCATGTCGGTGGGCATCATCGAGCCCAAGACTCACCCCTCCCAGCTCAACGCTGCAGAGTTTCTGTGGGACTTGAACAAAAGAACTTCTGTTTTCGTGCAG GTGCACTGCATCAGCACGGAGTTCACTCCCAGGAAGCATGGCGGAGAGAAGGGCGTCCCCTTCAGGATCCAGATCGACACGTTCACCCAGGGAGACGGTGGGGAATACACAGAGCACCTCCACTCCGCCTCCTGTCAGATTAAAGTCTTTAAG CCAAAGGGTGCGGACCGTAAACAGAAGACGGACAGGGAGAAGATGGAGAAGCGTACCCCTCAGGAGAAGGAGAAGTACCAACCTTCCTATGATACCACTATCCTATCAGAG ACGAGGCTTGAGCCCATCATAGAAGATTCGGGCGACCATGAGCTGAAAAAGTCCAGCAAGCGGACACTTCCCGCTGATTGTGGCGACTCCTTGGCCAAAAGAGGCAGT TGCTCCCCATGGCCAGACGCCGCCTACACCAGCACCAGCCAGGCAGCTAccccctccttctcctcccccCCACTGTCCACCTACACAACCTCCTCCGTGCTGGACAG tgactcATCCTCCCCCAATCACCAAGCGGATCCTGGTGGCCATGGCAACTCAGAG CTGAGCCCCACTGCCTCCATACAGGACGCCCAGAAGTGGCTGTTGAAGAACCGCTTCAGCTCCTACACTAGACTCTTCTCTCATTTCTCAG GTTCTGATTTATTGAAGTTAACCCGGGACGACCTGGTCCAGATCTGTGGGCCAGCCGATGGGATCAGACTCTTCAATGCACTCAAATCCAG GTCGGTGCGTCCCAGACTGACGGTGTACGTCTGTCAGGAGTCTCCTCAGGGGAGCCCTCTGCTGGAGAGACACTGCACAATTGAAAACGGAGAACACCAGAGCTCTGCCAGTTTACACG TGTACCACGCTCTGTACCTAGAGGAGCTCACGGCTGCAGAGCTCATCCGCAAGATCGCGTCGGTGTGCGGCGTTCCCTTGGGAAGGATCCACCAGGTGTACAGGCAGGGTCCGAC
- the ubp1 gene encoding upstream-binding protein 1 isoform X1 produces the protein MAWVLKMDDAAIESGLVHDFDASLSGIGQELGAGAYSMSDVLALPIFKQEDSNLPPESKTKNPPFQYVLCAATSPAVKLHDETLTYLNQGQSYEIRMLDNRKAGELPELNNQMVKSTVRVVFHDRRLQYTEHQQLEGWRWNRPGDRLLDIDIPMSVGIIEPKTHPSQLNAAEFLWDLNKRTSVFVQVHCISTEFTPRKHGGEKGVPFRIQIDTFTQGDGGEYTEHLHSASCQIKVFKPKGADRKQKTDREKMEKRTPQEKEKYQPSYDTTILSETRLEPIIEDSGDHELKKSSKRTLPADCGDSLAKRGSCSPWPDAAYTSTSQAATPSFSSPPLSTYTTSSVLDSDSSSPNHQADPGGHGNSEQLSPTASIQDAQKWLLKNRFSSYTRLFSHFSGSDLLKLTRDDLVQICGPADGIRLFNALKSRSVRPRLTVYVCQESPQGSPLLERHCTIENGEHQSSASLHVYHALYLEELTAAELIRKIASVCGVPLGRIHQVYRQGPTGIHILLSDQMVYNLSDESCFLISTVKDELGEGLHLILK, from the exons ATGGCCTGGGTGCTGAAGATGGACGACGCCGCCATCGAGTCGGGGCTGGTGCACGACTTCGACGCTAGCCTGTCTGGCATCGGGCAGGAGCTCGGGGCTGGCGCTTACAGCATGAG CGATGTGCTGGCCCTGCCCATCTTTAAGCAGGAGGACTCCAACCTTCCACCTGAAAGCAAGACCAAAAACCCCCCATTCCAGTACGTGCTGTGTGCCGCCACCTCGCCTGCTGTCAAGCTGCACGACGAGACGCTTACATACCTGAACCAAG GCCAGTCTTATGAGATCCGAATGTTGGACAACAGGAAAGCAGGGGAGTTGCCAGAGCTCAACAACCAGATGGTGAAG AGCACCGTGCGGGTAGTGTTTCACGACCGGCGGCTGCAGTACACGGAGCACCAGCAGCTGGAGGGCTGGAGGTGGAATCGTCCCGGGGACCGCCTCCTTGACATCG ATATTCCCATGTCGGTGGGCATCATCGAGCCCAAGACTCACCCCTCCCAGCTCAACGCTGCAGAGTTTCTGTGGGACTTGAACAAAAGAACTTCTGTTTTCGTGCAG GTGCACTGCATCAGCACGGAGTTCACTCCCAGGAAGCATGGCGGAGAGAAGGGCGTCCCCTTCAGGATCCAGATCGACACGTTCACCCAGGGAGACGGTGGGGAATACACAGAGCACCTCCACTCCGCCTCCTGTCAGATTAAAGTCTTTAAG CCAAAGGGTGCGGACCGTAAACAGAAGACGGACAGGGAGAAGATGGAGAAGCGTACCCCTCAGGAGAAGGAGAAGTACCAACCTTCCTATGATACCACTATCCTATCAGAG ACGAGGCTTGAGCCCATCATAGAAGATTCGGGCGACCATGAGCTGAAAAAGTCCAGCAAGCGGACACTTCCCGCTGATTGTGGCGACTCCTTGGCCAAAAGAGGCAGT TGCTCCCCATGGCCAGACGCCGCCTACACCAGCACCAGCCAGGCAGCTAccccctccttctcctcccccCCACTGTCCACCTACACAACCTCCTCCGTGCTGGACAG tgactcATCCTCCCCCAATCACCAAGCGGATCCTGGTGGCCATGGCAACTCAGAG CAGCTGAGCCCCACTGCCTCCATACAGGACGCCCAGAAGTGGCTGTTGAAGAACCGCTTCAGCTCCTACACTAGACTCTTCTCTCATTTCTCAG GTTCTGATTTATTGAAGTTAACCCGGGACGACCTGGTCCAGATCTGTGGGCCAGCCGATGGGATCAGACTCTTCAATGCACTCAAATCCAG GTCGGTGCGTCCCAGACTGACGGTGTACGTCTGTCAGGAGTCTCCTCAGGGGAGCCCTCTGCTGGAGAGACACTGCACAATTGAAAACGGAGAACACCAGAGCTCTGCCAGTTTACACG TGTACCACGCTCTGTACCTAGAGGAGCTCACGGCTGCAGAGCTCATCCGCAAGATCGCGTCGGTGTGCGGCGTTCCCTTGGGAAGGATCCACCAGGTGTACAGGCAGGGTCCGAC